A single genomic interval of Zingiber officinale cultivar Zhangliang chromosome 4A, Zo_v1.1, whole genome shotgun sequence harbors:
- the LOC121971012 gene encoding 3-hydroxyisobutyryl-CoA hydrolase 1-like isoform X6, with product MFKAFNYCKGNGRAFCAGGDVVAVVQSVTEGRFKLYYAACEELWSTTSSSNWTMGAEYFRNEYTLNYIIATYSKPQVSILDGIVMGGGAGVSVHGRFRIATEKTVFAMPETSLGLFPDVGASYFLSRLPGYFGEYVGLTGTRLDGTEMLASGLATHFVSSTNLKKLEESLSKVETSDPFAICACIDQFSKAVSLKATSSYNRMDVIDKCFSKETVEAIIVSLEKEAESVHDEWIMSTILSMKKASPISLKITLRSIREARRQGVDKCLINDYRLCCHILRQEASKDFFEGCRAILVDKDKNPKWEPSRLDQVDDKVVDRYFVEVRDANWEDLKLPARHSLAAKYVSRM from the exons ATGTTTAAAGCATTTAACTATTGCAAG GGAAATGGGAGAGCATTTTGTGCTGGAGGAGATGTTGTAGCAGTTGTCCAATCTGTAACTGAAGGTAGATTCAAGTTATACTATGCTGCCTGTGAAGAACTGTGGTCAACAACATCGTCAA GCAATTGGACCATGGGCGCAGAATATTTTCGCAATGAATATACTTTGAATTACATAATTGCAACTTACAGTAAACCTCAG GTTTCCATTCTTGATGGAATTGTCATGGGAGGCGGTGCTGGTGTTTCTGTACATGGTAGATTTAGAATCGCCACTGAGAAAACA GTCTTTGCAATGCCAGAAACATCACTAGGTTTGTTTCCAGATGTAGGCGCTTCATATTTTTTGTCAAGGCTTCCTGGATACTTTG GAGAATATGTTGGCCTAACTGGTACGAGGTTAGATGGGACTGAGATGCTTGCGAGTGGCTTAGCCACTCACTTTGTCTCCTCTACA AACTTGAAAAAGTTGGAAGAGTCACTTTCTAAGGTGGAAACATCCGATCCTTTTGCTATCTGTGCCTGTATCGATCAGTTCTCAAAAGCAGTGTCGCTGAAAGCGACTAGTTCTTATAACAG AATGGATGTAATCGATAAGTGCTTCTCCAAAGAAACAGTCGAAGCAATTATTGTTTCCCTC GAAAAGGAGGCCGAGAGCGTGCACGATGAATGGATTATGTCTACTATTCTGTCAATGAAAAAGGCATCTCCTATTAGCCTGAAAATTACTCTCAGATCG ATCCGAGAAGCAAGACGGCAAGGAGTAGATAAATGCCTGATTAACGATTACAGATTGTGCTGCCATATTTTGCGACAAGAAGCCAGCAAGGATTTCTTCGAG GGTTGTAGGGCTATTTTGGTGGAcaaagataagaacccaaag TGGGAACCATCGCGGCTGGATCAAGTGGACGATAAAGTAGTTGACCGATATTTTGTCGAGGTCAGAGATGCAAATTGGGAGGACCTAAAACTTCCGGCAAGACACAGCTTAGCAGCCAAGTATGTGTCAAGGATGTAA
- the LOC121971012 gene encoding 3-hydroxyisobutyryl-CoA hydrolase 1-like isoform X7: MEGNGRAFCAGGDVVAVVQSVTEGRFKLYYAACEELWSTTSSSNWTMGAEYFRNEYTLNYIIATYSKPQVSILDGIVMGGGAGVSVHGRFRIATEKTVFAMPETSLGLFPDVGASYFLSRLPGYFGEYVGLTGTRLDGTEMLASGLATHFVSSTNLKKLEESLSKVETSDPFAICACIDQFSKAVSLKATSSYNRMDVIDKCFSKETVEAIIVSLEKEAESVHDEWIMSTILSMKKASPISLKITLRSIREARRQGVDKCLINDYRLCCHILRQEASKDFFEGCRAILVDKDKNPKWEPSRLDQVDDKVVDRYFVEVRDANWEDLKLPARHSLAAKYVSRM, translated from the exons ATGGAG GGAAATGGGAGAGCATTTTGTGCTGGAGGAGATGTTGTAGCAGTTGTCCAATCTGTAACTGAAGGTAGATTCAAGTTATACTATGCTGCCTGTGAAGAACTGTGGTCAACAACATCGTCAA GCAATTGGACCATGGGCGCAGAATATTTTCGCAATGAATATACTTTGAATTACATAATTGCAACTTACAGTAAACCTCAG GTTTCCATTCTTGATGGAATTGTCATGGGAGGCGGTGCTGGTGTTTCTGTACATGGTAGATTTAGAATCGCCACTGAGAAAACA GTCTTTGCAATGCCAGAAACATCACTAGGTTTGTTTCCAGATGTAGGCGCTTCATATTTTTTGTCAAGGCTTCCTGGATACTTTG GAGAATATGTTGGCCTAACTGGTACGAGGTTAGATGGGACTGAGATGCTTGCGAGTGGCTTAGCCACTCACTTTGTCTCCTCTACA AACTTGAAAAAGTTGGAAGAGTCACTTTCTAAGGTGGAAACATCCGATCCTTTTGCTATCTGTGCCTGTATCGATCAGTTCTCAAAAGCAGTGTCGCTGAAAGCGACTAGTTCTTATAACAG AATGGATGTAATCGATAAGTGCTTCTCCAAAGAAACAGTCGAAGCAATTATTGTTTCCCTC GAAAAGGAGGCCGAGAGCGTGCACGATGAATGGATTATGTCTACTATTCTGTCAATGAAAAAGGCATCTCCTATTAGCCTGAAAATTACTCTCAGATCG ATCCGAGAAGCAAGACGGCAAGGAGTAGATAAATGCCTGATTAACGATTACAGATTGTGCTGCCATATTTTGCGACAAGAAGCCAGCAAGGATTTCTTCGAG GGTTGTAGGGCTATTTTGGTGGAcaaagataagaacccaaag TGGGAACCATCGCGGCTGGATCAAGTGGACGATAAAGTAGTTGACCGATATTTTGTCGAGGTCAGAGATGCAAATTGGGAGGACCTAAAACTTCCGGCAAGACACAGCTTAGCAGCCAAGTATGTGTCAAGGATGTAA
- the LOC121971013 gene encoding peroxisomal membrane protein 11D-like isoform X1 yields MATSTLDATRAELALLVLYLNKAEARDKICRAIQYGSKYLSEGQPGTAQNVERTTALARKVFRLVKFVNDLHALISPPSPGSPLPLVLLGKSKNALLSTFFFLDQIVWAGRTGIFKNKDRTEQIGRISLFCWMGSSVCTTLLEIGELGRLSASITKLQKEMKQADKYVDEQYLHKLKQSNERLLSLIKSSMDIVVAIGLLQLAPKKITPRVTGAFGFITSLISCYQLLPAPTHKKTA; encoded by the exons ATGGCCACAAGCACATTGGACGCAACAAGAGCAGAACTTGCTCTCTTAGTTTTATACCTAAACAAGGCTGAAGCTAGAGATAAGATATGTAGAGCCATTCAGTATGGTTCAAAGTACTTGAGCGAGGGACAACCAGGCACTGCACAAAACGTCGAAAGAACAACTGCATTGGCACGGAAGGTGTTTCGTCTGGTTAAG TTTGTCAATGATCTTCATGCTCTCATAAGCCCACCTTCTCCTGGATCTCCACTCCCACTTGTTTTGCTAGGAAAG TCGAAGAATGCACTGTTGTCCACCTTCTTTTTCCTAGATCAAATTGTGTGGGCAGGCCGAACAGGGATATTCAAG AACAAAGATCGCACTGAGCAAATAGGCAGGATATCTCTCTTTTGTTGGATGGGCTCCTCTGTGTGCACAACTTTGCTTGAG ATAGGAGAATTGGGAAGGTTATCTGCCTCGATTACGAAGCTGCAGAAGGAGATGAAACAAGCTGATAAATATGTA GATGAACAATATCTCCATAAACTCAAGCAGTCCAATGAAAGGCTGCTATCTCTGATCAAATCTTCCATGGATATCGTGGTCGCGATAGGGCTGCTTCAATTGGCACCGAAGAAGATCACTCCGCGAGTCACAGGAGCATTTGGATTCATCACTTCACTTATCTCCTGCTACCAG TTACTTCCTGCGCCTACTCACAAGAAGACCGCTTGA
- the LOC121971013 gene encoding peroxisomal membrane protein 11D-like isoform X2, whose product MATSTLDATRAELALLVLYLNKAEARDKICRAIQYGSKYLSEGQPGTAQNVERTTALARKVFRLVKFVNDLHALISPPSPGSPLPLVLLGKSKNALLSTFFFLDQIVWAGRTGIFKNKDRTEQIGRISLFCWMGSSVCTTLLEIGELGRLSASITKLQKEMKQADKYDEQYLHKLKQSNERLLSLIKSSMDIVVAIGLLQLAPKKITPRVTGAFGFITSLISCYQLLPAPTHKKTA is encoded by the exons ATGGCCACAAGCACATTGGACGCAACAAGAGCAGAACTTGCTCTCTTAGTTTTATACCTAAACAAGGCTGAAGCTAGAGATAAGATATGTAGAGCCATTCAGTATGGTTCAAAGTACTTGAGCGAGGGACAACCAGGCACTGCACAAAACGTCGAAAGAACAACTGCATTGGCACGGAAGGTGTTTCGTCTGGTTAAG TTTGTCAATGATCTTCATGCTCTCATAAGCCCACCTTCTCCTGGATCTCCACTCCCACTTGTTTTGCTAGGAAAG TCGAAGAATGCACTGTTGTCCACCTTCTTTTTCCTAGATCAAATTGTGTGGGCAGGCCGAACAGGGATATTCAAG AACAAAGATCGCACTGAGCAAATAGGCAGGATATCTCTCTTTTGTTGGATGGGCTCCTCTGTGTGCACAACTTTGCTTGAG ATAGGAGAATTGGGAAGGTTATCTGCCTCGATTACGAAGCTGCAGAAGGAGATGAAACAAGCTGATAAATAT GATGAACAATATCTCCATAAACTCAAGCAGTCCAATGAAAGGCTGCTATCTCTGATCAAATCTTCCATGGATATCGTGGTCGCGATAGGGCTGCTTCAATTGGCACCGAAGAAGATCACTCCGCGAGTCACAGGAGCATTTGGATTCATCACTTCACTTATCTCCTGCTACCAG TTACTTCCTGCGCCTACTCACAAGAAGACCGCTTGA
- the LOC121973638 gene encoding 3-hexulose-6-phosphate isomerase-like — protein sequence MSGRPSATAALAAQICAQIGAVFSSPPPPGFPPPLDVLVSEISAAASAGRRVFVHGVGREGLMMKALCMRLAHLGLPAHVVGDVTAPPAAAGDLLLASAGPGGFSTVDAICGVAKASGARVVLITAQPAAGSGARRSADAVAYLPTRTMADDEAEEEGKDAAVRLPMGSLYEGALYVLFEMAVIRLAEELKQSPAQMRSRHTNLE from the coding sequence ATGAGCGGCCGCCCCTCCGCCACCGCCGCCTTGGCGGCCCAGATCTGCGCTCAGATCGGCGCCGTCTTCTCCTCCCCTCCCCCTCCGGGCTTTCCCCCGCCCTTGGACGTCCTCGTGTCCGAGATCTCCGCCGCCGCCTCCGCAGGCCGACGCGTCTTCGTCCACGGCGTTGGCCGCGAGGGGCTGATGATGAAGGCCCTCTGCATGCGCCTCGCCCACCTCGGCCTCCCCGCCCACGTCGTCGGCGACGTAACCGCGCCCCCCGCCGCCGCCGGCGACCTCCTCCTAGCCTCCGCCGGCCCCGGCGGCTTCTCCACCGTCGACGCCATCTGCGGCGTCGCGAAGGCCTCCGGGGCGCGGGTAGTGCTGATCACCGCGCAGCCGGCGGCCGGGAGCGGCGCGAGGCGGAGCGCCGACGCCGTTGCCTACCTCCCTACCCGGACCATGGCGGACGACGAGGCGGAGGAGGAAGGGAAAGACGCCGCGGTGAGGTTACCGATGGGGAGCCTGTACGAGGGGGCGCTGTACGTGCTGTTCGAGATGGCGGTGATCCGTCTCGCGGAGGAGCTTAAGCAGAGCCCGGCACAGATGCGTTCGCGCCACACCAACCTCGAGTAG
- the LOC121971014 gene encoding aluminum-activated malate transporter 10-like has protein sequence MAPEKEVQGGVEWRVTVPEGASAVVEPRPVNGWVDLVRAWLMAAAGFGRKAWLIGADDPRKVVHGVKVGAALSLVSLFYYTRPLYDGVGGWAMWAVMTVVVVFEFTVGGCLCKGFNRAMATVTAGLLAVGVHWIASRAGETAEPVILSASVFVLASAATFSRFLPAIKARFDYGITIFILTFTFVAVSGYRVDRLLHLAQQRAYTIVIGVGICLLVCVFICPVWAGQELHLLVSGNMEKLADSLEGLAEECFMEDQGRQLPSAKSPGYKCVLNSKASEDSQANLAKWEPPHGRFRFRHPWSQYLKVTAAMRYCAYCMEALNGCVASEIKASEKMKSHLRGVCVKLSSDSSKVLKELARSIRSMEESRSIPCLVTEMKRGAQELQAALRSLPEQLMSAGGEEETTADGGGGENQRVTVSLMEGMPIITAACLLAEVSERVEGVVEAVGALAALARFDRKKAAFASVAPQDESATPQRQEV, from the exons ATGGCTCCTGAGAAAGAAGTGCAGGGTGGTGTGGAATGGCGGGTGACGGTGCCTGAAGGTGCATCGGCTGTCGTCGAGCCTCGGCCCGTTAATGGCTGGGTTGATCTGGTGCGGGCTTGGTTGATGGCCGCTGCCGGCTTCGGGAGGAAAGCTTGGCTGATCGGCGCCGACGATCCCCGGAAAGTGGTGCACGGTGTCAAAGTGGGGGCTGCGCTCTCCTTGGTGTCGTTGTTCTACTACACGAGGCCGCTCTACGATGGAGTCGGAGGGTGGGCGATGTGGGCGGTCATGACTGTCGTGGTGGTCTTCGAATTCACCGTCG GTGGGTGCTTGTGCAAAGGATTTAACAGAGCAATGGCGACGGTCACCGCCGGGCTCCTCGCCGTTGGCGTCCACTGGATCGCGAGCAGAGCGGGGGAAACGGCGGAGCCTGTGATCTTAAGCGCCTCGGTGTTCGTCCTAG CTTCCGCCGCCACATTTTCTCGGTTCCTGCCGGCGATAAAGGCCCGGTTCGACTACGGCATCACCATCTTCATCCTCACCTTCACCTTCGTGGCTGTCTCCGGCTACCGGGTGGACCGGCTCCTCCATCTCGCGCAGCAGCGCGCGTACACCATTGTCATCGGCGTCGGCATCTGCCTCCTCGTCTGCGTCTTCATCTGCCCGGTTTGGGCTGGCCAAGAGCTCCATCTCCTCGTCTCCGGCAACATGGAGAAGCTTGCGGATTCGCTAGAAGGCCTGGCGGAGGAGTGCTTCATGGAGGATCAAGGAAGGCAGCTGCCCTCTGCGAAGTCACCGGGCTACAAGTGCGTTCTCAACTCGAAAGCGTCGGAGGATTCTCAGGCCAATTTGGCGAAATGGGAGCCGCCGCACGGCCGGTTTAGGTTCAGGCATCCATGGAGCCAGTACCTTAAGGTGACAGCCGCCATGAGGTATTGCGCCTACTGCATGGAGGCCCTCAACGGCTGTGTCGCCTCGGAGATTAAG GCGTCGGAGAAGATGAAGAGCCACCTGCGTGGAGTCTGCGTGAAGCTGAGCTCGGACTCGTCCAAGGTGTTGAAGGAGCTGGCGAGATCCATCAGGTCGATGGAGGAGTCCCGGAGCATTCCGTGCTTGGTGACGGAGATGAAGAGAGGAGCGCAGGAGCTGCAAGCTGCTCTCAGATCGCTCCCTGAGCAACTGATGAGTgcgggaggagaggaggaaacgaCGGCCGACGGCGGCGGTGGTGAGAATCAGAGAGTGACCGTGTCGCTGATGGAAGGCATGCCGATCATCACGGCGGCTTGCTTGCTGGCCGAAGTCTCCGAGCGGGTGGAGGGCGTCGTCGAGGCCGTCGGTGCACTGGCGGCTCTCGCGAGGTTCGACCGGAAGAAGGCGGCGTTCGCCTCTGTCGCCCCCCAGGATGAGTCAGCGACGCCTCAACGTCAAGAGGTCTAG